The Candidatus Accumulibacter similis genome has a segment encoding these proteins:
- the ribB gene encoding 3,4-dihydroxy-2-butanone-4-phosphate synthase, which translates to MAPQSPSADVSPIEEVIVEMRSGRMVVLVDEEDRENEGDLILAAEHVTPEAINFMARFGRGLICLTLTEARCRQLGLTQMTRENKSPYSTAFTVSIEAAAGVTTGISAQDRALTIKAAVARNACPDDIVQPGHVFPIMARTGGVLVRAGHTEAGCDLALLAGLEPAAVICEILKEDGSMARFGDLVGFAREHSLRIGTIADLIHYRSRHETLVERALSKTVQSAHGEFTLHAYTDCTSDEVHLVLSKGEIRPDRETLVRVHEPLSVVDFLDPGGGRHSFPLSVAQAALARVEAGVIVLLHRPESGQDLLSILREPAATRRPATRWDPRIYGIGAQILRDLGVGKMKLLSSPRRMPSMTGFGLEVTGHVATQHDLERL; encoded by the coding sequence ATGGCACCACAAAGCCCTTCGGCAGATGTATCGCCGATCGAGGAGGTTATCGTCGAGATGCGCAGCGGGCGCATGGTTGTTCTGGTCGACGAGGAGGATCGCGAGAACGAGGGAGATCTGATTCTGGCTGCCGAACACGTCACGCCGGAGGCGATCAACTTCATGGCGCGCTTTGGCCGCGGACTGATCTGCCTGACGCTCACCGAGGCACGCTGCCGCCAACTCGGGCTGACGCAGATGACGCGCGAAAACAAGAGCCCGTACAGTACGGCGTTCACGGTGTCGATCGAAGCGGCGGCCGGAGTGACCACCGGCATCTCGGCGCAGGACCGCGCGCTGACCATCAAGGCGGCGGTGGCGAGAAACGCTTGTCCGGACGACATCGTCCAGCCCGGCCATGTCTTCCCCATCATGGCCAGGACTGGTGGCGTGCTGGTGCGAGCCGGCCATACCGAGGCCGGATGCGACCTCGCCCTGCTGGCGGGCCTCGAGCCGGCAGCAGTGATCTGCGAGATCCTCAAGGAAGACGGCAGCATGGCGAGGTTCGGTGACCTCGTCGGCTTTGCCCGTGAGCACAGCCTCAGGATCGGCACCATCGCCGACCTCATCCACTACCGCAGCCGGCATGAGACACTGGTCGAGCGGGCGCTGTCGAAGACGGTGCAATCGGCACATGGCGAATTCACCCTGCATGCCTACACCGACTGCACGTCAGACGAGGTACACCTCGTGTTGAGCAAGGGCGAGATCCGTCCGGACAGGGAGACCCTGGTGCGGGTGCACGAGCCGCTTTCGGTGGTCGACTTCCTCGACCCCGGTGGCGGTCGCCACAGCTTCCCCCTGAGCGTCGCGCAGGCGGCGCTGGCGCGCGTCGAGGCGGGAGTCATCGTCCTCCTGCATCGCCCCGAGAGCGGCCAGGATCTGTTGTCGATCCTGCGCGAACCGGCCGCCACCCGCCGACCCGCCACCCGCTGGGATCCGCGCATCTACGGCATTGGCGCACAGATCCTGCGCGACCTGGGAGTGGGCAAGATGAAGCTCCTCTCGAGCCCGCGCCGCATGCCGAGCATGACCGGTTTCGGTCTCGAAGTCACTGGACACGTGGCCACGCAGCACGACCTCGAAAGGCTCTGA
- a CDS encoding response regulator translates to MVADDSKVVRIKTGRLLAAHRFQVVLAEDGEDAARQIKTALPDVLVTDVDMPGMTGLQLARQVRGDPRTAALPIIIVTSDSDQLQDEAAAAGVNVVLGKPYPEALLIEHVQQLARVKAGV, encoded by the coding sequence ATGGTCGCTGACGATTCGAAGGTGGTGCGGATCAAGACCGGCCGGCTGCTTGCCGCACACCGCTTCCAGGTGGTTCTGGCCGAGGACGGCGAGGACGCAGCACGGCAGATCAAGACCGCGCTGCCCGATGTGCTGGTCACCGATGTCGACATGCCCGGGATGACCGGTCTGCAACTGGCCCGGCAGGTGCGGGGCGATCCACGCACGGCCGCCTTGCCGATCATCATCGTCACCTCGGACAGCGATCAACTGCAGGACGAAGCGGCGGCCGCCGGTGTCAATGTGGTTCTCGGCAAGCCTTACCCGGAGGCCCTGTTGATCGAACACGTGCAGCAGCTTGCCCGCGTCAAGGCCGGCGTGTGA
- a CDS encoding nicotinamide-nucleotide amidohydrolase family protein, protein MRDPEQVALEAVAAEVGRLLLQAGERLTTAESCTGGWLGQCITAVAGSSRWFDRGFISYSNEAKTELLGVGGDTLASHGAVSEATAAAMALGALARSPADWAIAVTGIAGPDGGTAEKPVGTVCFAWARADAQLFTATRHFAGDRRAVRAQSVEHALCGLLPRIGARSV, encoded by the coding sequence GTGAGGGACCCCGAGCAGGTGGCACTGGAGGCAGTGGCGGCAGAGGTCGGCCGCCTGCTGCTGCAGGCTGGCGAGCGCCTGACGACCGCTGAATCGTGCACCGGTGGCTGGCTGGGTCAGTGCATCACGGCGGTCGCTGGCAGCTCGCGCTGGTTCGACCGGGGCTTCATCAGCTACTCGAACGAGGCGAAGACCGAGTTGCTCGGCGTCGGCGGCGACACGCTCGCCAGCCACGGCGCGGTCAGCGAGGCGACCGCCGCGGCCATGGCTCTCGGTGCCCTGGCGCGCAGCCCGGCGGACTGGGCAATCGCGGTCACCGGCATTGCCGGCCCCGACGGCGGTACGGCGGAGAAGCCGGTCGGCACCGTCTGTTTCGCCTGGGCCCGCGCCGATGCGCAGCTGTTCACCGCAACGCGCCATTTTGCGGGCGATCGCCGCGCCGTGCGTGCGCAATCGGTCGAACATGCGCTGTGCGGGCTCCTGCCACGGATCGGCGCGCGCAGCGTCTGA
- the ptsN gene encoding PTS IIA-like nitrogen regulatory protein PtsN — MSHITQLLPLENIILDLDVSSKKRAFEHVGLLFENYIGIARSTVFDSLFAREKLGSTGLGQGVAIPHGRIKGLKDATGAFLRLAAPVPFDSPDGKPVALLFILLVPEVATEQHLQILSELAQHFSDRSCREALSKAPDAQTIRQIFAAGP; from the coding sequence ATGAGCCATATCACCCAACTACTTCCCCTCGAGAACATCATTCTCGACCTCGACGTCAGCAGCAAGAAACGCGCTTTCGAACACGTCGGGCTGCTGTTCGAGAACTATATCGGCATTGCGCGCAGCACGGTGTTCGACAGCCTCTTTGCACGCGAAAAGCTCGGTTCGACCGGGCTTGGGCAGGGCGTTGCAATCCCGCACGGGCGAATCAAGGGCCTGAAGGACGCCACGGGAGCCTTCCTCCGGCTGGCCGCTCCGGTCCCCTTCGACTCTCCCGATGGGAAGCCGGTGGCGCTGCTGTTCATCCTGCTCGTTCCCGAGGTGGCCACCGAGCAGCACCTGCAGATACTCTCCGAACTGGCACAGCACTTCTCGGACCGCAGCTGTCGCGAAGCGCTGAGCAAGGCTCCCGACGCGCAAACCATCCGCCAGATCTTCGCTGCCGGGCCATGA
- the nusB gene encoding transcription antitermination factor NusB yields MTAAPSPRAGGKARPVTPRRRAREFVLQGLYQWQVSGSDEAAIEANLRDSEGFEKADHDFLVGLLRGVLAQHQALQEQLQPCLDRPFGDLSPVEGCVLLAGAFELRNHPQTPYRVVINESIELAKSFGGTDGHKYVNGVLDKLAVRLRPTEVAAGRPAARTSR; encoded by the coding sequence ATGACTGCAGCACCATCGCCAAGGGCAGGCGGCAAGGCAAGACCCGTCACGCCAAGGAGGCGCGCACGCGAGTTCGTCCTGCAGGGCCTCTACCAGTGGCAGGTCAGCGGCAGCGACGAAGCGGCGATCGAAGCGAACCTGCGTGACAGCGAGGGCTTCGAGAAGGCCGACCACGACTTCTTGGTCGGCCTGCTGCGTGGCGTCCTCGCTCAGCACCAGGCCCTGCAGGAACAACTGCAGCCCTGCCTCGACCGTCCCTTTGGCGATCTGTCGCCAGTGGAGGGCTGTGTGCTTCTTGCCGGTGCATTCGAGTTGAGGAACCATCCGCAGACACCCTATCGGGTGGTGATCAACGAATCCATCGAACTGGCGAAAAGCTTTGGTGGAACCGACGGCCACAAATACGTCAACGGCGTGCTGGACAAGCTGGCCGTCCGCCTGCGTCCGACCGAGGTCGCGGCCGGCCGTCCAGCCGCGCGCACGAGCCGATGA
- the lptB gene encoding LPS export ABC transporter ATP-binding protein, which produces MSAKQSTLSTIMLNKRYKARTVVHDVSFEVTSGEVVGLLGPNGAGKTTCFYMVVGLVACDGGEVRLDDVELTHLPIHKRARLGVSYLPQEASVFRKLTVSENIRAVLELQRLPAIQIEERSELLLEELHIGHLRANPATSLSGGERRRVEIARALATEPRFILLDEPFAGVDPIAVLDIQRIIRFLKERGIGVLITDHNVRETLGICDHAYIINEGSVLAAGRPDEIIYNENVRKVYLGENFRL; this is translated from the coding sequence ATGTCAGCAAAACAGAGCACCCTGTCCACGATCATGCTCAACAAGCGCTACAAGGCGCGCACCGTTGTGCATGACGTTTCGTTCGAGGTGACGAGCGGCGAGGTCGTCGGCCTCCTCGGCCCGAATGGCGCAGGCAAGACCACCTGCTTCTACATGGTGGTCGGTCTCGTCGCCTGCGATGGCGGCGAGGTGCGTCTCGATGACGTCGAGCTGACGCACCTGCCGATCCACAAGCGTGCCCGACTCGGTGTCTCGTATCTGCCGCAGGAAGCCTCGGTCTTCCGCAAACTGACGGTCAGCGAGAACATCCGTGCCGTCCTCGAACTGCAGCGGCTGCCCGCCATCCAGATTGAGGAACGCAGCGAACTCCTGCTCGAGGAACTGCACATCGGCCACCTGCGCGCGAACCCGGCGACGTCGCTCTCCGGTGGCGAGCGGCGACGGGTTGAAATCGCTCGCGCGCTGGCCACCGAACCACGTTTCATCCTCCTCGACGAACCCTTCGCCGGGGTCGATCCGATCGCGGTACTGGACATCCAGCGCATCATCCGCTTCCTGAAGGAGCGCGGCATCGGCGTCCTCATCACCGACCACAACGTTCGCGAGACGCTGGGCATTTGCGACCACGCCTACATCATCAACGAGGGAAGCGTCCTCGCCGCCGGTCGTCCGGACGAAATCATTTATAATGAAAACGTCCGCAAGGTGTACCTGGGCGAGAACTTCCGCCTCTAA
- the recA gene encoding recombinase RecA has product MDDNKSKALAVALAQIEKQFGKGSIMRMGEGSVVTDIPVVSTGSLGLDIALGIGGLPRGRVVEIYGPESSGKTTLTLQVIAEMQKMGGTAAFVDAEHALDPGYAQKLGVKLDELLISQPDTGEQALEIADMLVRSASVDVVVIDSVAALVPKAEIEGDMGDSLPGLQARLMSQALRKLTANINRTNTLVIFINQIRMKIGVMFGSPETTTGGNALKFYASVRLDIRRIGSIKKGDEVIGNETRVKVVKNKVAPPFREAIFDILYGEGTSREGEIVELGVLHKLVEKSGSWYSYNGEKIGQGKDNAREYLKSKPDVAQEIESRIRAAVKVPSPGTSVATA; this is encoded by the coding sequence ATGGACGACAACAAGTCGAAGGCTCTGGCTGTGGCGCTGGCGCAGATCGAAAAGCAGTTTGGCAAGGGTTCGATCATGCGCATGGGTGAGGGGAGCGTGGTCACCGACATCCCGGTGGTGTCGACCGGTTCTCTCGGGCTGGACATCGCGCTGGGCATTGGCGGCCTGCCGCGTGGCCGTGTGGTAGAAATCTATGGACCGGAATCATCGGGCAAGACGACGCTGACGCTGCAGGTGATCGCCGAGATGCAGAAGATGGGTGGCACGGCGGCCTTCGTCGATGCCGAGCATGCGCTCGATCCCGGTTACGCGCAGAAACTCGGCGTCAAGCTCGACGAGTTGCTGATCTCGCAGCCTGACACCGGGGAACAGGCACTCGAAATCGCCGACATGCTGGTGCGGTCGGCCAGCGTGGACGTGGTGGTGATCGATTCAGTCGCGGCGCTGGTTCCCAAGGCCGAAATCGAAGGCGACATGGGCGACTCGCTGCCCGGGCTGCAGGCGAGGCTGATGAGCCAGGCGCTGCGCAAGCTGACGGCCAACATCAACCGCACCAATACCCTGGTGATCTTCATCAACCAGATCCGGATGAAGATCGGCGTCATGTTCGGCAGCCCGGAAACGACTACCGGTGGCAACGCCCTCAAGTTCTACGCTTCGGTGCGACTCGACATCCGGCGCATTGGCAGCATCAAGAAGGGCGATGAGGTGATCGGCAACGAGACCCGGGTCAAGGTGGTGAAGAACAAGGTCGCGCCACCATTCCGGGAAGCCATCTTCGACATCCTCTATGGCGAGGGGACTTCGCGCGAAGGTGAAATCGTCGAGCTCGGAGTGCTGCACAAGCTGGTCGAGAAGTCCGGCTCGTGGTATTCCTACAATGGCGAGAAGATCGGCCAGGGCAAGGACAACGCCCGCGAATACCTCAAGAGCAAGCCCGACGTGGCGCAGGAGATCGAGAGCCGCATTCGCGCCGCGGTGAAGGTACCGTCGCCGGGAACCAGTGTCGCCACCGCCTGA
- a CDS encoding phosphatidylglycerophosphatase A: MQADNRLILRPGDSITLPSPPSIRFLFAHPAHLVACGFGSGLSPRAPGTVGTLFAWLSYPLLGQSMNELQILLFLSFAFVGGALAVHRTGVDLGVVDHGSIVWDEIVPFWLVLLFCPGHWLWQTTAFCLFRFFDIVKPQPARYFDQQVKNGFGVMCDDLVAAGYTLLVLAILRFALP; encoded by the coding sequence ATGCAGGCGGACAACCGGTTGATTTTGCGGCCAGGGGATTCGATCACTTTGCCTAGCCCGCCGTCGATCCGTTTCCTGTTCGCGCATCCGGCACATCTGGTTGCGTGTGGCTTCGGCAGCGGGCTGTCGCCGCGTGCCCCCGGAACCGTCGGCACCCTGTTCGCGTGGCTTTCGTACCCGCTCCTCGGCCAGTCGATGAACGAACTGCAGATTCTGCTCTTCCTGTCGTTCGCTTTCGTCGGCGGCGCGTTGGCCGTACATCGGACCGGCGTCGATCTTGGCGTCGTCGACCATGGCAGCATTGTCTGGGACGAGATCGTTCCCTTCTGGCTCGTGCTGCTGTTCTGCCCGGGACACTGGCTGTGGCAGACCACCGCCTTCTGCCTGTTCCGCTTCTTCGACATCGTCAAGCCGCAGCCAGCGCGTTATTTCGACCAGCAGGTCAAGAACGGCTTCGGCGTGATGTGCGACGACCTGGTGGCGGCGGGCTACACGCTGCTGGTCCTGGCCATCCTGCGCTTCGCGCTGCCGTGA
- the thiL gene encoding thiamine-phosphate kinase: protein MPSEFELIRRHFTRPTPQALLGPGDDCALLVPSEGMLLAVTTDMLVEGTHFLPDTDPGALGWKTLAVSLSDLAAMGARPRWALLAGSLPTDDESWVARFAAGLFACAGRHAVDVVGGDTTRGPRNLCLTAIGELPPTKALRRDRALPGDDLWLSGQTGLAALGLAHLQGRAHLGEALRETCVTALQQPLPRVELGIRLRDLAHAAIDVSDGLLADLCHVVKQSQVGAEISLARLPPLPRGIEPLLARHCQLAGGDDYEILFTAAVDRRDELAALAGELELPLWRCGSILAAPVGEVRVVDAGGQPVDFAARGFDHFA from the coding sequence ATGCCCAGCGAGTTCGAGCTGATCCGGCGTCATTTCACCCGGCCGACGCCGCAGGCATTGCTTGGACCCGGTGACGATTGCGCGCTGCTCGTCCCGAGCGAGGGTATGCTGCTGGCGGTTACTACGGACATGCTGGTCGAGGGCACGCATTTCCTGCCCGACACCGACCCCGGCGCGCTCGGCTGGAAGACACTGGCGGTCAGTCTGTCGGACCTTGCGGCGATGGGGGCGCGCCCACGCTGGGCTCTCCTCGCCGGCAGCCTGCCGACGGACGACGAGTCATGGGTCGCGCGCTTCGCTGCCGGCCTGTTCGCCTGCGCCGGCCGCCATGCGGTCGACGTGGTCGGCGGCGATACGACACGGGGGCCACGCAACCTCTGTCTGACGGCGATTGGCGAACTCCCGCCGACCAAGGCGCTGCGGCGTGACCGCGCCTTGCCGGGTGACGATCTCTGGCTCTCGGGCCAGACCGGACTGGCTGCGCTCGGCCTCGCTCACCTGCAAGGGCGGGCACACCTCGGCGAGGCGCTGCGCGAAACCTGCGTCACCGCGTTGCAGCAGCCTTTGCCACGCGTGGAACTTGGCATTCGCCTGCGCGACCTGGCGCACGCCGCGATCGACGTCTCGGATGGCCTGCTCGCCGACCTGTGCCATGTCGTCAAGCAGTCGCAGGTCGGCGCCGAGATCTCGCTCGCTCGCTTGCCACCGTTACCGAGAGGGATTGAGCCGCTACTGGCTCGCCACTGCCAACTGGCGGGCGGTGACGACTACGAAATTCTCTTCACGGCCGCAGTCGACAGACGCGACGAGCTGGCGGCCCTCGCTGGCGAGCTGGAGTTGCCGCTCTGGCGATGTGGCAGCATCCTTGCCGCTCCGGTCGGCGAAGTGAGAGTGGTGGATGCAGGCGGACAACCGGTTGATTTTGCGGCCAGGGGATTCGATCACTTTGCCTAG
- the hisD gene encoding histidinol dehydrogenase: MIAIKRLTSSDSDFRARLDALLAFEAAQDQSIDQRVAAILADVRARGDAAVVEYTRRFDGLSVNSMSELELSQDELRRALAGLPAEQRGALAAAAERVRRYHERQPLQGWQYDDPEETMRGTMLGQKVTPIDRVGLYVPGGKASYPSSVLMNAIPAHVAGVGELIMVVPTPAGEHNPLVLAAAALAGVDRVFTIGGAQAVAALAYGTETVPPVDKIVGPGNAYVAAAKRRVFGVVGIDMVAGPSEILVICDGHTDPDWVAMDLFSQAEHDELAQSILVCPDAAFIDRVAAAIERLLPTMPRQRVIRAALENRGALILVRDLDEACEIANRIAPEHLELSLADADAWVDRIRHAGAIFIGRHASESLGDYCAGPNHVLPTSGSARFSSPLGVYDFQKRSSLIRISPAGARALGRIAATLAYGEGLPAHARSAEYRLEES; this comes from the coding sequence ATGATCGCCATCAAGCGCCTGACCAGCAGCGACAGCGATTTCCGCGCGCGTCTCGACGCCCTGCTCGCCTTCGAGGCGGCGCAGGACCAGTCGATCGACCAGCGCGTCGCGGCCATTCTTGCCGACGTCCGGGCGCGCGGTGACGCGGCAGTGGTCGAGTACACGCGTCGCTTCGATGGCCTGAGCGTCAACTCGATGAGCGAACTCGAGTTGTCGCAGGACGAGCTGCGACGGGCGCTGGCCGGTTTGCCGGCCGAACAGCGCGGCGCGCTGGCGGCGGCGGCCGAGCGCGTGCGCCGCTATCACGAGCGGCAGCCACTGCAGGGCTGGCAATACGACGACCCGGAAGAAACAATGCGCGGCACCATGCTCGGGCAGAAAGTGACGCCAATCGATCGCGTCGGACTGTACGTTCCCGGCGGCAAGGCGTCGTACCCTTCGTCAGTCCTGATGAACGCGATCCCAGCCCACGTTGCCGGCGTCGGCGAACTGATCATGGTCGTGCCGACGCCGGCGGGCGAGCACAACCCGCTCGTCCTTGCCGCGGCTGCACTCGCCGGCGTGGACCGTGTCTTCACCATTGGCGGTGCACAGGCGGTGGCGGCTCTCGCGTACGGTACGGAAACGGTGCCGCCGGTCGACAAGATCGTCGGCCCGGGCAATGCCTACGTCGCGGCGGCGAAGCGGCGGGTGTTTGGTGTCGTCGGCATCGACATGGTGGCGGGGCCATCCGAAATCCTCGTCATCTGCGATGGTCACACCGACCCCGACTGGGTGGCGATGGACCTTTTCTCGCAGGCCGAGCACGATGAGCTGGCGCAGTCGATCCTCGTCTGCCCAGACGCCGCGTTCATCGACCGGGTTGCCGCGGCCATCGAGCGGCTGTTGCCGACGATGCCGCGCCAGCGGGTGATCCGCGCCGCGCTCGAGAATCGGGGCGCCCTGATCCTCGTGCGCGATCTCGACGAGGCCTGTGAAATAGCCAACCGCATCGCGCCGGAGCACCTCGAACTGTCGCTGGCCGATGCCGACGCGTGGGTGGACCGGATCCGCCACGCCGGCGCGATCTTCATCGGCCGCCACGCCTCGGAGTCGCTCGGCGACTACTGCGCCGGCCCGAACCATGTCCTGCCGACTTCCGGCAGTGCCCGCTTCTCTTCGCCACTCGGCGTCTATGATTTCCAGAAACGCAGCAGCCTGATCCGGATTTCTCCTGCTGGGGCCAGGGCGCTGGGGCGAATCGCCGCAACGCTGGCTTACGGCGAAGGCCTGCCGGCACACGCGCGCTCCGCCGAATATCGCCTCGAGGAGAGCTGA
- a CDS encoding 6,7-dimethyl-8-ribityllumazine synthase, translating to MGTPNRPSSIRPLTNGSRIREYQPTLDGTGLTVAVVMSRFNQDIGEGLLSACTSELVRLGVAEAAITVATVPGALELPLALQTMARSARYEALIALGAVIRGETYHFEIVANDSCRALMEVQLASGVPVANGILTCEDDDQAVARMHLKGIDCARAAVEMANLLRLVREHTQ from the coding sequence ATGGGAACCCCGAACCGACCAAGCAGCATTCGCCCGCTGACCAACGGCAGCCGCATTCGCGAGTACCAGCCGACGCTCGACGGCACCGGGCTGACCGTCGCCGTCGTCATGAGCCGCTTCAACCAGGACATTGGCGAGGGTCTGCTCAGTGCCTGTACCAGCGAACTTGTGCGTCTCGGTGTTGCCGAGGCGGCGATCACCGTTGCCACCGTTCCCGGGGCCCTCGAGCTCCCCCTCGCCCTGCAGACGATGGCGCGCAGCGCGCGTTACGAAGCCCTGATCGCGCTCGGCGCTGTCATCCGCGGCGAGACGTACCACTTCGAGATCGTCGCCAACGATTCCTGCCGGGCGTTGATGGAGGTTCAGCTGGCCAGTGGCGTGCCGGTCGCGAATGGCATCCTGACCTGTGAGGATGACGATCAGGCGGTAGCCCGAATGCATCTGAAGGGCATCGACTGCGCCCGGGCAGCGGTCGAGATGGCCAATCTGCTGCGGCTGGTCCGGGAGCACACGCAATGA
- a CDS encoding RNA polymerase factor sigma-54 codes for MKPSLTLKLTQHLALTPQLQQSIRLLQLSTVELEHELEKFLQENPLLERAEEYVQPPALPDDRADGDFQESEPSAEPSSGPVAGDDDGWPDEHFGSGGSAGSFDGDDDGDNDYQDVQAATVSLRDHLLWQLALTSISERDRALVGYLIDALDDDGYLSQPLEEIAQAMPDELDVGLEDLQIALRYLQNLDPTGVGARSAQECLALQLMAMPPTGTSSLAQEIVLQHLDLLASHDFARLKKQTGADDEALRAAHLLICSLNPRPGAAYASTETRYIVPDVVVRKVRGQWSASVNADAFPRLRINSLYAQILSRQRGSGLSVQLQEARWLIRNVQQRFDTILRVAQAIVERQRQFLEHGEVAMRPLVLREIAETLGLHESTISRVTTQKYMATPRGIFELKYFFGSHVGTETGGACSATAIRALIKQMIATEEPTKPLSDGQISEVLGQQGIVVARRTIAKYRESLNIPPVSLRKSI; via the coding sequence ATGAAACCATCCCTAACGCTCAAGCTAACCCAGCATCTTGCGTTGACCCCACAACTGCAGCAGTCGATTCGGCTCCTGCAGTTGTCGACGGTCGAACTCGAGCATGAGCTGGAGAAGTTTCTGCAGGAGAACCCGCTGCTCGAGCGGGCAGAGGAGTACGTGCAGCCGCCGGCGCTGCCGGATGACCGCGCCGACGGTGATTTCCAGGAGAGCGAGCCGAGCGCCGAGCCGTCGTCGGGACCGGTCGCCGGCGACGACGACGGCTGGCCCGACGAGCACTTCGGCAGCGGCGGCTCTGCCGGCTCGTTCGACGGTGACGATGACGGAGACAACGACTATCAGGACGTGCAGGCAGCGACCGTCTCGCTGCGCGACCATCTCCTGTGGCAGCTTGCCCTCACCTCGATCTCCGAGCGAGACCGCGCTCTGGTGGGCTATCTGATCGACGCCCTTGACGACGACGGCTACCTGTCGCAACCGCTCGAGGAGATTGCGCAGGCCATGCCCGACGAACTCGATGTCGGCCTCGAGGACCTGCAGATCGCGCTCCGGTACCTGCAGAACCTCGACCCGACAGGCGTCGGTGCACGCAGTGCCCAGGAGTGTCTGGCTCTGCAGCTGATGGCCATGCCGCCGACCGGGACCAGCAGTCTGGCACAGGAAATCGTCCTGCAGCACCTCGACCTGCTGGCCAGCCATGACTTCGCACGCCTGAAGAAGCAGACCGGCGCCGACGACGAAGCCCTGCGCGCGGCCCACCTGCTGATCTGCAGTCTCAACCCGCGCCCCGGCGCCGCCTATGCCAGCACGGAGACGCGCTACATCGTGCCGGATGTCGTCGTGCGCAAGGTGCGGGGACAATGGTCGGCCAGCGTCAATGCCGACGCCTTTCCACGCCTGCGGATCAACAGCCTGTACGCCCAGATTCTTTCCCGCCAGCGCGGTTCGGGCCTGTCCGTTCAGTTGCAGGAAGCGCGCTGGCTGATCCGAAATGTACAGCAACGGTTTGACACCATCCTGCGAGTGGCGCAGGCTATTGTCGAACGGCAGCGCCAATTCCTCGAACATGGCGAAGTCGCCATGCGGCCTCTCGTGCTGCGCGAGATCGCCGAAACGCTGGGGTTGCATGAGTCGACCATTTCGCGAGTCACGACACAGAAGTACATGGCAACGCCGCGCGGGATCTTCGAGTTGAAGTATTTCTTTGGCAGTCACGTCGGTACCGAAACCGGCGGAGCCTGCTCGGCAACGGCGATCCGGGCCCTCATCAAGCAGATGATTGCCACGGAAGAGCCGACGAAGCCTCTCTCGGATGGCCAGATATCCGAGGTTCTTGGTCAGCAGGGCATTGTTGTCGCACGGCGAACAATTGCAAAATACCGTGAGTCGCTCAATATCCCGCCGGTCAGTTTACGCAAGTCCATTTAG
- the raiA gene encoding ribosome-associated translation inhibitor RaiA, with translation MNLQVSGHHLEVTPALHDYVTGKLERITRHFDNVIDVNVILSVDKLKQKAEVTVHLAGKDVYVESVDEDLYAAVDGLVDKLERQVQRYKQKLQDHHRGNKITDHIVAE, from the coding sequence ATGAACCTGCAAGTCAGTGGACACCACCTCGAGGTCACCCCGGCGCTGCACGACTACGTCACCGGCAAGCTCGAACGAATCACCCGCCACTTCGACAACGTGATCGACGTCAACGTGATTCTTTCGGTGGACAAGCTGAAGCAGAAGGCAGAAGTGACCGTACACCTGGCCGGCAAGGATGTCTATGTCGAATCGGTGGACGAAGACCTCTACGCCGCGGTCGATGGCCTGGTGGACAAGCTCGAACGTCAGGTGCAGAGGTACAAGCAGAAACTCCAGGACCATCATCGCGGCAACAAGATCACCGACCACATCGTTGCCGAGTGA
- the recX gene encoding recombination regulator RecX, whose product MADALRDRALRLLARREHTRRELIDKLAPQAEGPQELAAVLDDLGSSGLQSDCRYASSRLRARAQRFGDDRLAHELRAKGIAEELVRAALTGTEDELTRARRVWARRFGQQPAAPGDAAERARQMRFLAGRGFSAETIRRVLRAAPDDE is encoded by the coding sequence ATGGCAGACGCGCTGCGCGACCGGGCGCTGCGCCTGCTGGCGCGTCGTGAGCACACGCGCCGGGAGTTGATCGACAAGCTCGCCCCGCAGGCGGAGGGTCCGCAGGAGCTCGCGGCAGTGCTCGACGATCTGGGCAGCAGCGGCCTGCAATCCGATTGCCGTTACGCCAGCAGCCGACTCAGGGCGCGTGCCCAGCGCTTCGGCGACGATCGACTGGCGCATGAACTCCGGGCGAAGGGAATTGCCGAAGAACTCGTCCGTGCCGCACTGACGGGCACCGAGGATGAGCTGACACGAGCACGGCGCGTCTGGGCGCGACGCTTCGGACAGCAGCCAGCCGCTCCCGGCGATGCGGCAGAGCGGGCGCGGCAGATGCGCTTTCTCGCGGGCCGGGGATTCTCCGCCGAGACCATTCGGCGCGTACTGCGTGCCGCCCCTGACGACGAGTGA